TCCAAATGACGCGAAATGTATGTTGGGGCAATTGGTCGttgagggaggcaggaggcaggtcACAGAGCTGGGAGTACTGGGTCAAGGAAATGCCCCGGCCTAACTCCTTTTTTGACTGtcccacccagccctgccccagacCCCACTTCTGCTCCACCAATCCTGGGATACCCAGACATGGCTGGGCCGGTTCCTGCCATCTGGGGTCCTCCACTCTACAATCAGGGGAGAATCATCAACCATGAGCAGCAAGATCTCCGTCCTGGAGCCCACCTGGCACAAAGCACAAAGACAGACTTCAGCCCCATCAGCACCAGGCCCACAATCCCACAGTGCTCTTGACAAAAGCTGTAGGACTTACTAGGAGGGGCCGAGAGAAGGAGATGGTCAGACAGGCCTCGTCCCGGCTCACATGCAGGCAGCGCAGTGCATCCTGGGGGTCAGCTGCAGGGAGACACAGTGTCAGATTTCCTTAAACCCTCTCCCATTCCTACTAAGCCCTAAACACCCAGCCCCTTTCCTCAATGCTTACCTCGGCCTAGGAGCCAACGGTGATAAAACCAGGCACTCTGGTCATTGGGGTCAGTGAAGAAGGCATTCTGCACCAACTCCAGCTCTGTAGGTTTCCGGGAGGCATGGTGCTGTGGTCAGGACACTGGTGGGCTCCTGGCCACTCCAACACCCTACCCTCTCCTTGGAGTACTTCCAGCCCCCAGTGTCACTTATATGCTGTCCTTGCACAGGGGCTATGTATGTCAGTTTTATCTTCCCCATCAGACACTTGAGCTCCCTGCAGTCAGGGACTGATTCTTAGGCACCCCTGGAGCCAGGCAtgaagtaggtgctcaataaacctGAGACAGGTTCAGGAACAGGGTCAGGCATGGGGACTGGAAGGGTGGCACTGCAGAGTCCTCCCTTCTGTAGGAAGGAGGACCCCTCACCCTGCTTACCTTTGAGCAGCACATCCTCAGGGAGGCGCCCCTGTGGTCCAGAATCCGGCTGGGGGTGCAGCTGGGGCAAGAGACAGGAGCGGTAATGCCAGGACGAGTAGTTGGAGAAGTTTCGGGTGATGAGGCTGTCAGTGAAGGCTAGCTCTTCTGCAGGGGGCACGGCTGCCTGTGTGGCCACAAACCGCCGATAGTCCCAGCAGTGAACTGGAGGGGAGAGGTGACAGCATATCTTAGAGGCAAGGCAAGAGGAGCTACCTGGCTGGGACCCCTAGAGTCCCCTCAGAGAACTCCTAGAAACACTTCAGTGCACTCCACGGAGGAGGCATTTGACTCCAACATCCCTTTCAGCACCAGCTCAGTGGACCCATCCTGGATATCCCTCCCCATTCTGGGCCTTACTGAGGCCCCAGTACCAGAATGTGGGCAGGTGAGGGCTGTGGGGACAGAATCTGCAGGCACGTACAGTTCCGCTCATCCACCTCCAGGAAGCGGGCACAGAGCTCCAGCTCTCGGGCCCAGTTGGGTTCAGGCAGGCGGCCTAGCAGCCAGCATCGGTGGTGCCAGGTGCCATAAGACTTGGGGTTCACCCGCAAGCAGCTCTCCAGGAAGCCCAGTTCTGCCTTCACCAGAGCAGCCAACTCTTCAGGAGACCTGTACCCCGAAGGGAAGGGGGGTCAGGGCTCTCCTACACTCAACCTCAGCTCATCCCTCACTTTCTGCACCCAGCCCCCTACTGTCCTCCATCTATGCCACTGGCTGCCCCATTCCTCCTCCACCCCTGGACCCACGCAGTGTAGGCGCAGGGCCAGGGCAGTCTTCTGAGATCCTGAATCCCTACGCACTTCTGAGTCTCCAGCTGCTGCAGCACCTCTCGTCGGCAGTTCCAGAGGGTGGCAAAATCAGGGTTGGCTCCCAGAATCTGACTTGTCAGTTCCAGCACTGACTCATCCAGCTCACCAGCCTGGCGCTGAGAAGATAGGTGGCAGGGTCAGAGATCATATCACTTTCCCACCACAGGACTAAATAACGTAAACTCAAAACCACCCAATATTCTGTGAATCCCACATTATACAACAGATACTATGAACCATGCTTTATGGCCTTACAggtattctctcatttaatcttcacaacggCCTTATGCAGTAGGTGCAattattagtcccattttacagatgtgcaaactgaggcccaaagagatccagcaacttgtccaaagtcatacaGTTATAAGTGAGAGAACCCAGAACTGGATCTAGGCAGTCTGACTTTAGGGACCAGCTCTTGGCCTCCATACTATACTAAGAGAGCTACTTGGGGTCGGGGCTACCTCTGAGGGCCCCACCTTCTGGAAGACGGCCTGGGTGGCTGACTGGTATAGCTTCAGCTTCTGCTCTCGTTCTAGCCTTTTGGCCTCCGCCTGCTCTTCTGACGTCTTCACCTTCAGGCGTCCGTGCTATAAGGATGAACGGGTTGGAAGAGTGCAGGTTGCCTTGCAGGAGCCGACCTGCAAAAGCCCCACACTGTGAAGCCCTAGGTTCATACGGGGCAACCAAGTGCACGACCACTGCGGGTGAGGGCGCGGGCGTGCGGAGATGAAGGGCTGGGCTCAGGGTTCTCACCATGGTGCCGGCTCAGGGTTCAAGACAGGGGAAGGGTCCAGTGGTAGCCCTCGAAGTCTGAGGAGAGAGGTGTCAATCACGTAGCCCCGCCCCCTACTAGCACCGCCCACAGCGGTTTCCCGGAAGCAGCAAGCGTGCCTGGGCAGAGACCCCTAGGGTGTAAAGAGGTCCTGGGACAGGCTTTGCACATTCAGCAAGAGGCGAACACCCGTACTAGAACTTCCATCCGTATGGCCCTTCCTACAGCCCGATTCGCCCGGGCCAGAGCCCGAGCCGGGGCACCTGGGCGTTAGGGACCACTCTGCGCACCAAAGGTTGCCGCTCCCCGCCCGTCCCACGGCTCCCGGGCACCCCCGCCCCCCGCGGGCGGACCCACCTGCGCTGGGAGGAGGCGCGGGGGATGCGGAGCTGCGGCGCCCGCCACAGAGCCCAGGCGCTGGCTAGAGCGGCGCCACGTCCTGGCTCACCGAAACGCAGCGCCCTCTGCAGGCTTGGGGAGGGACTTGCGACGGAGGAGGCCGGCTCGGAGGCGCGTGCGCGGGGGCTATGCGCTCGCTGTCTGGAAACGCCTCGTACCTGTTAGCCACCTAGTGTGTACGAGTGCGCACGCGCGACTGTACCGTGCGTGTGAAATAGTGGGGAGGACCATGCCAGTTGGCAACTCAAAATGTAGTGTAGTTAGTGGAAGAGGTTTCTCCAACAGCCAGAAACCCGCACCTTCACTACTCCACTGACCTCACCCTGGCCACACCGACACCCTTCTATATGTCAAATCTAACAGGTGGAGTTGCCTGTCATTTTCTCTAACCTCTGAAGCATTTGACCCACTTCTTTATACTTGACACCCCCATCCTGGCTTCTCCTCCTgcatctctgcctctctcttctcaTCTGTTCACCTCCACCCCTAAATGTTGGTGATCTCCAAAGGGTCCTTTCCTCACTGCTTTTTCACTTCACACACTGTTCCTGGGAGAATGTTTAAGCGTTCAACTGCTTCGAGTTGGAGCTCCTCAGAGCTGTTTTGGCCCACAAATCTGGCATTACACTTTCCCTGGGTGAGTTCATTCACactcattgttttaattactaCCTGTAAATTGATGACacccaaatttatatctccaaCCCAGATGTCTTGCAAgcttaaataacaataaataatatacatCACATACATATTCAAACACCTATTGGATATCACCTGGTGTCCCAGAGACACCTCAAACTCCAAAAGCCAAAAGGTATAAATTTTCTCTCATCCATCCTCTCTAAACATTGGCCTTTACGTTTTCTATTGTAGTGAGTGGCACTATTTCCTCCTCACTTCTTAAACTCGCTTAAATACTCTATTCCCACTGCCACTAGAAGTTCAAACTCCGAATTTCTTATCCAGATTGTTGAAAGTCTTTTCAATGTTCTCCACCTCATCCCTTGTTATCAGTCCATCCTCTGTGCTGCTGAatcaatttttctaaaatgcagatTTGATGTCCTATCTCTGCCTGAAAGTGCTGAGTGGCTCTTTTTCAGGATAGAATTGTAATCTCTCAGCTTAGCACATCAGACCTACTGGCATTTGGGCTCTGCCTACTCTCTGGCTGTATGTCCTGCCTGACCCTGCCAAAAACCCTTCATGACAGCCTACAGAAATACTTGAAGTTTCCTAAATGTGTTAGCCTGTTCCCTCTCCTTGACTCTCCTTTCTCTACACTCCTCCTTTGCTGCAGTAAATCCTGTTTAAGATTTAACTTTTTGAACTccacagaacaaagaaaaaaaatttaactcaatTGGCACCTCGAGGAAGTTCTCTAAAATGCCCGTCTGATTTGATAGACCTACATATGTACTTTCAAAGACTGTGATTTTTTCCCTGTGCCTACTGTAAGGAAGGTTTTCTGGTGGAACCTTCATGAGGTTCATGGTGGCTAGTGAGGGTTccacatgtacatgtgtgtgatGTCATTGTGAATAGTGTGTCCATGTGGCATATGTGTGTTTATAACTCACACCTGGGTAAGAAGATAGtgctttaaatcttttttttttttttttttttttttttggagacagggtctcactctgttgcccaggcagcagtgcagtggcacaatctctgcttactacaacctttgcctcctgggttcaagcaattctcctgcctcagcctcccgagtagctgggactacaggcatgcaccaccacacccaactaatttttgtatatttagaagagacgaggtttcaccacgttggccaggctggtctcaaactcctgacctcaggtgatctgcccaccttggcctcccaaagtgctgagattacaggtgtgagccgccacgcccagccaatgCTTTAAATCTTTATATATCCTCTTTCTCAGCCCCTGGAAATGTATGTAAAGTGTCCATTATATGCTTGTCCTTTCCTAGATCCTATAACAGATTACAGAGGAAAAGAGACATTTTTCCTATCCCTGTGTATTTGTAGTCCCAGTGAGTAAAGAGTTAAACCATTTATTGGTTCTCTTTGTGTCAGCCACTGTGATGGGAGTTTTGCATATATATGAGGGATGTGCATGCACATAGAATTACAGGTAGGAGGCAATAAGCAGAGTGATTAAGAACATGGATGCTGGAGCCAAACTGCCTGGCTACAAATCCTAGCTTTGCCACTTACTTGTCCcagtgtgacctggggcaagttactcaacttcTGTGTTGAGGTTCctctgtgtctcaatttcttCAACAGTAACACAGGAAAAATATTATCTAGCTGCTGCAGTTGAAGTTAATCTGTTGAAGTTAAGCTGAAATAAAAGAAtctatgtaaagtgcttagaacagtgtctgtaCTAAGTAAGGGCTCAGAATAGtaataggaaactgaggctcagaaagattaagtaacttgttgAGGGCCACCCATGTAATAAGTGGCCAAATGGGACCTGTGTCTAGTCTGATCcagccctcccacctcaccaccagcctttttttgttgttggtcaCCTCCTTCTCTAGCTTCCTGCTCTGCGCACACTCATAGGCACAACCAGATACTTGGGAACACAGATGCTTCCAAGTGCAGATTTGCCAGGTATAGCCTTGCATCATAGTCACTAATCACATTGTGATTAGCAATCTTGAAACTGGGAAGGGTGAGTCAAGCAGGCTTAAGAGAGGAAGTGAGTCTCATGAAAAAATCTGCATCAGAGAAGGCAGGGCCTGGGTTTTGGAAAGAGCGGGCAGGAAGGGTATTTCAGGTATGTAATATGACGTGAAGGTGGGGGAGAGAAAGCCAAACAAACTTAGCTGGCTGGCAGAGGGAGGGTGAGCCAGGTGCCTTTGGAGATAAGAGCAGTGGAACTGATGACAAGCCTCTTGCTTGAAGGCAAAAGGAGCTGTCAGGAGTTATATTTGGCCTCCTATGTGGGATAAGTGGGAACCATACAGGTGTCTGAgagccacaatttttttttttttttttgagacagagtcttgttctgtcacccaggctggagtacagtggcgtggtctctgctcactgccagctccgcctcccaggttcacatcattctcctgcctcagcctcccgagtagctgggactacaggcgcctgccaccacgcctggctaattttttgtatttttagtagagacagggtttcaccttgttagccaggatggtctcaatctcttgatctgcccgcctcagcctcccaaagtgctgggattaaaggcatgagccaccacgtccagcctttttttttttttttttttttttgagacaaggtttgctcttgttgcccaggctggaatgcaatggcacgatcttggctcactgcaacctctgcctcccgggttcaagcgattctcctgccttagcctcctgagtagctgagattacaggcatgcgccaccatgcccagctaattttgtatttttagtagagacagggtttctccatgttcgtcaggctggtcttgaactcctgaactcaggtgagctgcctgccttgacctcccaaagtgctgggattataggcgtcagccaccgcaccctgaCAGCCACAATCTAAATGTTTGAAGAAGAGATTTTTACTGCCCTCTATGtatagaaagaaacaaacaataattGAGTATCAACATAGCTCCAGACATCTTATTTACTGCACTCACTACCTatatgaagtaggtattattatccatattttacaATATGGATgattttacatgtaaaataattcattttacaaCGAAGCAACAGGGAATACAGTGGGTTTGCAGAGGTTAGTTTCTTGTCCAGAGTTACACATCTTCAAGATTCAGAATTCAGTTGGCTCTATAGGTGGGAGTGACCATTGCCAGAGGCCTGAACTTGAGTTTCTTGAGACCTGGAACCCCGGCGTCTTTTCACCCCTGCCAATTCATTCTTTACTCCTGCTCCCAACATACATACATAGAAGCACACACACATAGTCACTTATAATGGCTCCAGGACCCTGAGCCCATCACAGACCAGAGATAAtttggagggaggaaagggggccACGAGCCCTGGGTCAGGGCCTTGGGTGAAAGCTTGGCTAGAAGCCATGGTCTGAAGGCAGGGGGAGCAAGTGTGAGACAGGTAATGGAGGTATTGCTGGGCCGTGTGCAGTGTGTGGTAGCGTGTGCCTTCATTCAGTCCCTTGATGTTCAGGATCAGTGCTGGGCCTCACAGCATGTTGGGTGCCAGGGATCCAGTAATGGACCAGAAAGACAAGTCTCTGTCTTCCAGAGCTTATGGTGGAGTGTAGCACTGTCCAATATAACTTTCTGTGACAATGAAGTGTTTGGTGTCTGTGTCATCCAGCACAGTTGACGGTAGCCCCATGTGACTactaagcacttgaaatgtgcctAGTGCaattgaggaactgaatttttcattttgtttcatttgaattaacttaaaaatttttttttttggccaggggCCAGCTGTAGtgctatagtcccagcactttgggaggccaaggcaggcagatcacttgaggtcaggagtttgagaccagcctgtccaacatagtgaaatgccatctctactaaaaatacaaaaattagctgggcgtggtggtgcgtgcctatagtcccagctacgtgggaggctgaggcagaagaatcatttgagcctaggaggctgaggttgcagtgagctgaggtcgtgccactgcactctagcctggcaacagagcaagactcggtctcaaaaaaaaaaaaaaaaaagtaggtgggactacaggcacacacccagctaattaaaaaaaattagcccatgcctggcaaattaaaacaaaatttgtttagagacaggatctttctatattgcccaggctg
The window above is part of the Macaca fascicularis isolate 582-1 chromosome 7, T2T-MFA8v1.1 genome. Proteins encoded here:
- the RABGGTA gene encoding geranylgeranyl transferase type-2 subunit alpha isoform X2, which produces MHGRLKVKTSEEQAEAKRLEREQKLKLYQSATQAVFQKRQAGELDESVLELTSQILGANPDFATLWNCRREVLQQLETQKCVGIQDLRRLPWPCAYTASPEELAALVKAELGFLESCLRVNPKSYGTWHHRCWLLGRLPEPNWARELELCARFLEVDERNFHCWDYRRFVATQAAVPPAEELAFTDSLITRNFSNYSSWHYRSCLLPQLHPQPDSGPQGRLPEDVLLKELELVQNAFFTDPNDQSAWFYHRWLLGRADPQDALRCLHVSRDEACLTISFSRPLLVGSRTEILLLMVDDSPLIVEWRTPDGRNRPSHVWLCDLPPASLNDQLPQHTFRVIWTAGDVQKECVLLKGRQEGWCRDSTTDEQLFRCELSVEKSTVLQSELESCKELQELEPENKWCLLTIILLMRALDPLLYEKETLQYFQTLKAVDPMRAAYLDDLRSKFLLENSVLKMEYAEDLTVLCHLEQLLLVTHLDLSHNRLRTLPPALAALRCLEVLQASDNAIESLDGVTNLPRLQELLLCNNRLQQPAALQPLASCPRLVLLNLQGNPLCQAMGILEHLAELLPSVGSILT
- the RABGGTA gene encoding geranylgeranyl transferase type-2 subunit alpha isoform X1, with product MHGRLKVKTSEEQAEAKRLEREQKLKLYQSATQAVFQKRQAGELDESVLELTSQILGANPDFATLWNCRREVLQQLETQKCVGIQDLRRLPWPCAYTASPEELAALVKAELGFLESCLRVNPKSYGTWHHRCWLLGRLPEPNWARELELCARFLEVDERNFHCWDYRRFVATQAAVPPAEELAFTDSLITRNFSNYSSWHYRSCLLPQLHPQPDSGPQGRLPEDVLLKELELVQNAFFTDPNDQSAWFYHRWLLGRADPQDALRCLHVSRDEACLTISFSRPLLVGSRTEILLLMVDDSPLIVEWRTPDGRNRPSHVWLCDLPPASLNDQLPQHTFRVIWTAGDVQKECVLLKGRQEGWCRDSTTDEQLFRCELSVEKSTVLQSELESCKELQELEPENKWCLLTIILLMRALDPLLYEKETLQYFQTLKAVDPMRAAYLDDLRSKFLLENSVLKMEYAEVRVLHLAHKDLTVLCHLEQLLLVTHLDLSHNRLRTLPPALAALRCLEVLQASDNAIESLDGVTNLPRLQELLLCNNRLQQPAALQPLASCPRLVLLNLQGNPLCQAMGILEHLAELLPSVGSILT
- the RABGGTA gene encoding geranylgeranyl transferase type-2 subunit alpha isoform X3; the encoded protein is MHGRLKVKTSEEQAEAKRLEREQKLKLYQSATQAVFQKRQAGELDESVLELTSQILGANPDFATLWNCRREVLQQLETQKSPEELAALVKAELGFLESCLRVNPKSYGTWHHRCWLLGRLPEPNWARELELCARFLEVDERNFHCWDYRRFVATQAAVPPAEELAFTDSLITRNFSNYSSWHYRSCLLPQLHPQPDSGPQGRLPEDVLLKELELVQNAFFTDPNDQSAWFYHRWLLGRADPQDALRCLHVSRDEACLTISFSRPLLVGSRTEILLLMVDDSPLIVEWRTPDGRNRPSHVWLCDLPPASLNDQLPQHTFRVIWTAGDVQKECVLLKGRQEGWCRDSTTDEQLFRCELSVEKSTVLQSELESCKELQELEPENKWCLLTIILLMRALDPLLYEKETLQYFQTLKAVDPMRAAYLDDLRSKFLLENSVLKMEYAEVRVLHLAHKDLTVLCHLEQLLLVTHLDLSHNRLRTLPPALAALRCLEVLQASDNAIESLDGVTNLPRLQELLLCNNRLQQPAALQPLASCPRLVLLNLQGNPLCQAMGILEHLAELLPSVGSILT
- the RABGGTA gene encoding geranylgeranyl transferase type-2 subunit alpha isoform X4, whose translation is MHGRLKVKTSEEQAEAKRLEREQKLKLYQSATQAVFQKRQAGELDESVLELTSQILGANPDFATLWNCRREVLQQLETQKSPEELAALVKAELGFLESCLRVNPKSYGTWHHRCWLLGRLPEPNWARELELCARFLEVDERNFHCWDYRRFVATQAAVPPAEELAFTDSLITRNFSNYSSWHYRSCLLPQLHPQPDSGPQGRLPEDVLLKELELVQNAFFTDPNDQSAWFYHRWLLGRADPQDALRCLHVSRDEACLTISFSRPLLVGSRTEILLLMVDDSPLIVEWRTPDGRNRPSHVWLCDLPPASLNDQLPQHTFRVIWTAGDVQKECVLLKGRQEGWCRDSTTDEQLFRCELSVEKSTVLQSELESCKELQELEPENKWCLLTIILLMRALDPLLYEKETLQYFQTLKAVDPMRAAYLDDLRSKFLLENSVLKMEYAEDLTVLCHLEQLLLVTHLDLSHNRLRTLPPALAALRCLEVLQASDNAIESLDGVTNLPRLQELLLCNNRLQQPAALQPLASCPRLVLLNLQGNPLCQAMGILEHLAELLPSVGSILT